A window from Tenacibaculum singaporense encodes these proteins:
- a CDS encoding ATP-dependent zinc protease family protein: protein MRLIGRIEKISFLNWEIEDLPVKIDTGAYTSAIHCKHIEEKDGVLEFILLCPKTEKYNNKLLQTTKYKVKSIRSSNGKKQKRYVVSTSAIFYGKKYKIKLSLSDRGKMNYPVLIGRKFLNKKFIVDVSQKNITSKEI, encoded by the coding sequence ATGAGACTAATTGGAAGGATTGAAAAAATATCCTTTTTAAACTGGGAAATAGAAGATTTACCTGTAAAAATTGATACAGGAGCCTATACTTCTGCAATACATTGTAAGCATATTGAAGAAAAAGACGGAGTATTAGAGTTTATATTACTCTGTCCTAAAACAGAAAAGTATAATAATAAATTGCTCCAAACAACAAAGTATAAAGTAAAAAGCATAAGAAGTTCAAACGGAAAGAAACAAAAAAGGTATGTTGTTTCTACATCCGCTATTTTTTATGGTAAAAAATACAAAATAAAGCTATCGTTATCAGATAGAGGTAAAATGAATTATCCAGTATTAATTGGTAGAAAATTTTTAAATAAAAAATTTATTGTGGACGTTTCACAAAAAAACATCACATCAAAAGAAATATAA
- a CDS encoding M13 family metallopeptidase, with product MKTIHKMLFTTAVASLGVIACKTDKKPEEKVQAIVLENMDTSVKPTDDFFRYVNGSWIDNTEIPADETSWGGFNQLRKTTTKDVLAILNKAIEEGNFPKIKDAEGNEIDSDQEKAVNYYETIMDTVARNKAGKAPVQPFLQKIEEIKDLNDVQTFITNMAPYGGAGFYGFGVFNDLKNSSMNAGYMGAGGLGLSRDYYVDEKVKDKLEKYEVFVAKMLQEFGDDEATAKKNAATIVAFEKSLAEPRMTKEERRDTRKIYNPMTLAELAELAPVIDWEAHLKGIGVDSIDKVIVTDPGYFKAMNEVLKNSPIETVKLSLRWNAINNSLGLLSTDLEKANWEFYSKEMRGAKQQRPRDERALANLNGAIGEALGKLYVDEKFPPEAKQKAKEMIDNVMLGFEKRIAQLPWMSAETKEKALEKLHKLTVKIAYPDKWKDYSTLLVKGLDEGGTYFDNAVNVRKWNFEKDMAKLGKEVDRTEWGMSPQTVNAYFNPVNNEIVFPAAILQPPFYNYKADEAVNYGGIGAVIGHEISHSFDDSGARFDGDGNLKNWWTEEDAEKFKEAGSKLIKQFSDIVAIDSMNLNGEFTLGENIGDLGGVQAAYEGLQIFLEKNGRPEKIDGFTPEQRFFLSWGTIWRTKMRDEALKNRIMTDTHAPGMYRAYMPLKNVDAFYEAFDVKEGDKMYLKPEDRVRIW from the coding sequence ATGAAAACCATTCACAAAATGCTGTTTACTACTGCCGTTGCTTCTTTAGGAGTTATTGCGTGTAAAACAGACAAAAAGCCTGAAGAAAAAGTACAGGCAATTGTTTTAGAAAATATGGATACTTCGGTTAAACCTACCGATGATTTCTTTAGATATGTTAACGGTTCTTGGATTGATAACACTGAAATTCCTGCTGATGAAACTTCTTGGGGAGGATTTAATCAGTTGAGAAAAACCACTACCAAAGATGTATTAGCTATCTTAAACAAGGCTATTGAAGAAGGTAACTTCCCAAAAATAAAAGATGCTGAAGGAAACGAAATAGATTCTGATCAAGAAAAAGCGGTAAACTACTACGAAACCATCATGGATACCGTAGCTAGAAATAAAGCAGGTAAAGCACCTGTACAACCTTTTCTTCAAAAAATTGAAGAAATTAAAGACTTAAACGACGTACAAACTTTCATTACCAATATGGCTCCTTATGGGGGTGCTGGTTTTTATGGTTTTGGAGTGTTTAACGACCTTAAGAACAGTAGTATGAATGCGGGTTACATGGGAGCTGGCGGACTTGGTTTATCAAGAGATTACTACGTAGATGAAAAGGTAAAAGACAAGCTTGAAAAATATGAGGTGTTTGTAGCTAAAATGTTACAAGAATTTGGTGATGATGAAGCTACAGCTAAAAAGAATGCAGCAACTATTGTTGCTTTCGAAAAGAGTTTAGCTGAACCTAGAATGACAAAAGAAGAGCGTAGAGATACACGTAAAATTTACAACCCAATGACTCTTGCTGAATTAGCTGAATTGGCTCCTGTAATTGATTGGGAAGCTCATTTAAAAGGTATTGGAGTAGATAGTATCGATAAAGTTATTGTTACAGATCCAGGGTATTTCAAAGCAATGAATGAAGTACTTAAAAATAGTCCTATTGAAACTGTTAAATTATCATTACGTTGGAATGCTATCAACAACTCATTAGGTTTATTATCTACTGATTTAGAAAAAGCTAACTGGGAATTCTACAGTAAAGAAATGCGTGGAGCTAAACAACAACGTCCAAGAGACGAACGTGCTTTAGCTAATTTAAATGGCGCTATTGGCGAAGCTTTAGGTAAGTTATATGTAGATGAAAAGTTTCCACCTGAAGCGAAGCAAAAAGCTAAGGAAATGATTGATAACGTAATGTTAGGTTTTGAAAAACGTATTGCGCAACTACCTTGGATGAGTGCTGAAACTAAAGAAAAAGCTTTAGAGAAATTACACAAATTAACTGTTAAAATTGCATATCCTGATAAATGGAAAGACTACTCAACTTTACTTGTTAAAGGATTAGATGAGGGAGGTACATATTTTGACAACGCTGTTAATGTTCGCAAGTGGAACTTTGAAAAAGATATGGCTAAATTAGGTAAAGAAGTAGATAGAACTGAATGGGGAATGTCTCCTCAAACTGTTAACGCTTATTTTAATCCTGTAAACAATGAAATCGTATTCCCAGCAGCTATTTTACAACCTCCTTTCTATAACTACAAAGCTGATGAAGCTGTAAATTATGGAGGAATTGGAGCAGTTATTGGTCACGAAATCTCTCATAGTTTTGATGATTCTGGTGCTCGTTTTGATGGTGATGGAAACTTAAAAAATTGGTGGACAGAAGAAGATGCTGAAAAGTTCAAAGAAGCAGGAAGTAAATTAATAAAGCAATTTAGTGATATTGTTGCTATTGATAGTATGAACTTAAATGGTGAGTTTACTTTAGGTGAAAATATTGGTGATTTAGGTGGTGTACAAGCTGCTTATGAAGGATTGCAAATTTTCTTAGAAAAGAATGGTCGTCCAGAAAAAATTGACGGATTTACTCCTGAACAACGTTTCTTCCTTTCTTGGGGAACTATTTGGAGAACTAAAATGCGTGATGAAGCATTAAAAAACCGTATCATGACAGATACGCATGCTCCTGGAATGTACAGAGCTTATATGCCTCTTAAAAACGTAGATGCTTTTTATGAAGCATTTGATGTTAAAGAAGGAGACAAAATGTACTTAAAGCCAGAAGATCGTGTAAGAATTTGGTAA
- a CDS encoding NAD(P)/FAD-dependent oxidoreductase — protein MNFSYWELKEWFTNVDFTVVGSGIVGLNCALQLREKYPKAKILVLEKGVLPQGASTKNAGFACFGSLSELIDDLQTHTEEEVFNLVKKRCEGLQLLRTTLGDNKIDFQQNKGYELFLTKELYESCLNKKEAINKLLQPLFNSDVFTVEHNKFNFQNIYKNYITNNFEGQIDTGKMAAKLLEKVLSSGIKIINNIQVEKFIENNEQVEVETNQITFNTKKLFIATNGFANQLLNESVKPARAQVLITKPIENLHIKGTFHLDKGYYYFRNIDDRILFGGGRNLDFKGEKTIEFGQTALIQNKLEEILKTTILPNTKVEIEHRWSGIMGVGNQKKTIVKQLSNNVFCGVRLGGMGVAIGSLVGKELAQLVN, from the coding sequence TTGAATTTCAGTTACTGGGAACTAAAAGAGTGGTTTACAAATGTTGATTTTACTGTAGTAGGAAGTGGAATTGTGGGGTTAAATTGTGCATTGCAATTAAGAGAAAAATACCCCAAGGCAAAAATTCTAGTTTTAGAAAAAGGAGTGTTACCACAAGGAGCCAGCACAAAAAATGCAGGTTTTGCTTGTTTTGGAAGCTTATCAGAATTAATCGATGATTTACAAACACATACAGAAGAAGAGGTATTTAACTTAGTAAAAAAACGTTGTGAAGGATTACAGCTTTTAAGAACTACTTTAGGTGATAATAAAATCGATTTTCAACAAAATAAAGGCTATGAACTGTTTTTAACAAAAGAGTTATATGAATCTTGTTTGAATAAAAAAGAAGCTATAAATAAGCTTTTGCAACCATTATTTAATTCAGATGTTTTTACGGTAGAACATAATAAGTTTAATTTTCAAAACATTTATAAAAACTATATTACCAATAATTTTGAAGGTCAAATAGATACTGGTAAAATGGCTGCGAAATTGTTAGAAAAAGTATTGTCTTCAGGAATAAAAATTATCAATAACATTCAGGTTGAAAAGTTTATTGAAAATAATGAGCAGGTAGAGGTTGAAACGAACCAAATTACATTTAACACAAAAAAACTATTTATTGCTACTAATGGTTTTGCAAATCAATTATTAAATGAAAGCGTGAAACCAGCTAGAGCACAAGTATTAATTACGAAACCAATTGAAAATTTACATATAAAAGGAACCTTTCATTTAGATAAAGGTTATTATTATTTTAGAAATATTGATGATAGAATTTTGTTTGGAGGAGGAAGAAACCTTGATTTTAAAGGGGAGAAAACTATTGAATTTGGACAAACAGCGCTTATTCAAAATAAATTAGAAGAAATCTTAAAAACAACAATTTTACCAAATACTAAAGTTGAAATTGAACATCGTTGGAGCGGAATTATGGGAGTTGGAAATCAGAAAAAAACGATTGTAAAACAGCTTTCAAATAATGTGTTTTGTGGTGTACGATTAGGAGGAATGGGAGTTGCTATAGGAAGTTTGGTAGGGAAGGAGTTAGCGCAACTTGTAAATTAG
- the trxA gene encoding thioredoxin yields the protein MTENLNKEAFLKKVFNYEENKEWKFEGELPAIIDFYADWCGPCKALAPVLEELSAEYEGKVHIYKIDTEAEQELAAAFGIRSIPSMLFCPANDEPQMAHGALPKKQIEQIIEDVLKVKK from the coding sequence ATGACTGAAAATTTAAACAAAGAAGCTTTTTTAAAAAAGGTTTTTAACTATGAAGAAAATAAAGAATGGAAGTTTGAAGGAGAATTACCTGCAATAATTGATTTTTATGCTGATTGGTGTGGTCCATGTAAAGCATTAGCTCCTGTTTTGGAAGAATTAAGTGCAGAGTATGAAGGGAAAGTTCATATTTATAAAATAGATACAGAAGCAGAACAAGAATTAGCTGCTGCTTTTGGAATAAGAAGCATTCCTTCTATGTTATTTTGTCCTGCTAACGATGAACCTCAAATGGCACATGGAGCATTACCAAAAAAACAAATTGAACAAATAATAGAGGACGTTTTAAAGGTTAAAAAGTAA
- a CDS encoding ribonucleotide-diphosphate reductase subunit beta produces MASIEPILQENKDRFVIFPIQHNDLWEWYKKQQACFWTAEEIDLHSDLTDWNSKLTDDERYFIKHVLAFFAASDGIVNENLAENFVNEVQYSEAKFFYGFQIMMENIHSETYSLLIDTYIKDEEEKDRLFKAIEVFPAIKKKADWALKWIESDSFAERLIAFAAVEGIFFSGSFCSIFWLKKRGLLPGLTFSNELISRDEGMHCDFAVHLHNNHLVNKVPKERIRDIIISALDIEREFITESLPVSLIGMNATLMTQYLEYVTDRLLLEFGCEKEYESTNPFDFMEMISLEGKTNFFEKRVSEYQKAGVKSGGTGSISFDADF; encoded by the coding sequence ATGGCATCGATTGAACCAATTTTACAAGAAAACAAAGACAGATTTGTAATTTTTCCAATTCAACATAACGACTTATGGGAATGGTATAAAAAGCAACAAGCTTGTTTTTGGACTGCTGAAGAAATTGATTTACATTCAGACTTAACAGATTGGAATTCTAAGTTAACAGACGATGAACGTTACTTTATTAAGCATGTTTTAGCATTTTTTGCCGCATCTGATGGAATTGTAAATGAAAATTTAGCAGAAAACTTTGTAAACGAAGTTCAATACTCAGAAGCTAAATTCTTTTATGGTTTCCAAATAATGATGGAGAATATTCATTCTGAAACGTATTCGTTATTAATTGACACATATATCAAGGATGAAGAAGAGAAAGATAGGTTATTCAAGGCAATTGAAGTTTTTCCTGCCATTAAAAAGAAGGCAGATTGGGCTTTAAAATGGATTGAATCTGATTCGTTTGCTGAGCGTTTAATTGCTTTTGCAGCGGTTGAAGGAATTTTCTTCTCAGGATCTTTCTGTTCTATTTTCTGGTTAAAGAAACGTGGATTATTACCTGGATTAACATTCTCGAACGAGTTAATTTCTCGTGATGAAGGAATGCACTGTGATTTTGCTGTACACTTACACAACAATCACTTAGTAAATAAAGTACCAAAAGAAAGAATTAGAGATATTATAATTTCAGCTTTAGATATTGAAAGAGAATTTATAACGGAGTCTTTACCTGTGAGTTTAATAGGTATGAATGCAACGTTAATGACACAATATTTAGAGTATGTTACCGATAGACTACTTTTAGAGTTCGGATGCGAAAAAGAATATGAGTCTACCAATCCATTTGATTTCATGGAAATGATTTCTTTGGAAGGAAAAACTAACTTTTTTGAAAAGAGAGTATCAGAGTACCAAAAAGCCGGAGTAAAATCTGGAGGTACAGGAAGCATCAGCTTTGATGCAGATTTTTAG
- the rimK gene encoding 30S ribosomal protein S6--L-glutamate ligase has translation MKIVVLSRNPKLYSTKRLVEAGEKRGHEMVVLDHTKCDLIIEKRKPAIVYNHELVTDVDAIIPRIGASVTFYGTAVVRQFEMMKVFSAVESQALVRSRDKLSSLQVLSRANLGLPKTVFTNYSKDTSEIIKKVGGAPLIVKLLEGTQGLGVVLAETRKAAESVIEAFNGLQARVIVQEYIKEAKGADIRAFVVDGVVVGAMKRQGKEGEFRSNLHRGGTSEIIELTDEEENAALKAVKAMKLGIAGVDMLQSDRGPLILEVNSSPGLEGIEKATGKDIAKSIIRYVERSA, from the coding sequence ATGAAAATTGTTGTTCTTTCTAGAAACCCTAAATTATATTCAACCAAACGCTTAGTAGAAGCAGGCGAAAAAAGAGGTCATGAAATGGTCGTATTAGACCATACCAAATGTGATCTTATTATCGAAAAAAGAAAACCTGCGATAGTATACAATCATGAACTTGTAACTGATGTTGACGCTATTATTCCTCGTATTGGTGCTTCAGTTACTTTTTATGGTACCGCAGTTGTACGTCAATTCGAAATGATGAAAGTATTTTCTGCTGTAGAGTCTCAAGCTTTGGTACGCTCTAGAGATAAACTAAGTAGTTTACAAGTACTTTCGAGAGCAAATTTAGGACTTCCAAAAACGGTTTTCACCAATTATTCAAAAGACACTTCAGAAATTATAAAAAAAGTAGGTGGTGCTCCTCTAATTGTTAAACTTTTAGAAGGAACACAAGGCCTTGGTGTTGTTTTAGCCGAAACCAGAAAAGCTGCAGAATCTGTTATAGAAGCTTTTAACGGTTTACAAGCTCGTGTAATTGTTCAAGAATATATTAAAGAAGCTAAAGGAGCTGATATTCGTGCTTTTGTAGTAGATGGTGTTGTTGTTGGTGCTATGAAACGTCAAGGAAAAGAAGGTGAATTTAGGTCCAACCTACACAGGGGAGGAACTTCAGAAATTATAGAATTAACTGATGAAGAAGAAAATGCTGCTTTAAAAGCTGTAAAAGCAATGAAGTTAGGTATTGCTGGTGTAGATATGTTACAATCTGATAGAGGTCCTTTGATTTTAGAAGTTAATTCTTCTCCTGGTTTAGAGGGCATTGAAAAAGCCACTGGAAAAGATATAGCAAAAAGTATTATACGTTACGTAGAAAGAAGCGCTTAA
- a CDS encoding ABC transporter ATP-binding protein, with protein sequence MLQVNNISFTYPSKEKTLENIHFTLQKGEHLCVMGESGCGKSTLLKIVYGLLDVDKGNLYWNNIQILGPEHHLVPGMEFFKYVAQDFDLMPFTSVSENIKKFLSRFYPKEAEERTQELLEVIEMTELANEKVKNLSGGQQQRVAIARALAKEPELLLLDEPFSQIDNFKKNSLRRRLFAYLKKKNIVCIVATHDGNDALSFADTMMVIRNNQIIAYDSPTNLYKNPKEKYVASLFDDVNELTINKQTLLLYPNLLEITKKPSKLEGTVLKSYFKGNYWLIEVAYNNQSIFINHFENIEHKKTVSFKLKETV encoded by the coding sequence ATGCTACAAGTAAACAATATTTCATTCACTTATCCATCTAAAGAAAAAACCTTAGAAAACATCCATTTTACACTTCAAAAAGGTGAGCACTTATGTGTAATGGGTGAAAGTGGTTGTGGAAAATCTACACTTTTAAAAATTGTATATGGTTTACTAGATGTTGATAAAGGGAACTTATATTGGAATAATATTCAAATTTTGGGTCCCGAACATCACTTAGTTCCTGGAATGGAATTTTTTAAATATGTAGCGCAAGATTTTGACTTAATGCCTTTCACATCTGTAAGTGAAAATATTAAAAAATTCTTGTCACGATTTTATCCTAAAGAAGCTGAAGAAAGAACACAAGAACTTTTGGAAGTTATTGAAATGACCGAATTAGCGAACGAAAAAGTTAAAAACTTAAGTGGTGGACAGCAACAAAGAGTAGCCATTGCAAGAGCGTTGGCTAAAGAACCAGAATTATTATTGTTAGACGAACCTTTCAGTCAAATAGACAACTTTAAAAAGAACTCATTAAGAAGACGATTATTTGCATATTTAAAAAAGAAAAATATTGTCTGTATTGTTGCTACACACGATGGAAACGATGCACTTTCTTTTGCTGATACCATGATGGTAATCCGCAACAACCAAATCATTGCATATGACAGTCCAACAAACTTATATAAAAACCCAAAAGAAAAGTATGTTGCTTCTTTATTTGATGATGTAAACGAACTCACCATAAATAAACAAACATTACTACTATATCCTAACTTACTTGAAATTACCAAAAAACCATCAAAACTAGAAGGAACAGTACTTAAATCTTATTTTAAGGGGAATTATTGGCTAATCGAAGTTGCTTATAACAACCAATCCATTTTTATAAACCACTTTGAAAATATTGAGCATAAAAAAACAGTCTCATTTAAGTTAAAAGAGACTGTTTAA
- a CDS encoding prolyl oligopeptidase family serine peptidase, which produces MKKILLPIICAGTILVSCKEEKQPKKNISVNYPETTKKPVVDEYFGTKVTDNYRWLEDDRSTETEAWVKAENEVTFDYLDKIPYREQLKDRLSELWNYEKVGTPFKEGDYTYFYKNNGLQNQYVLYRKDKEGKEEVFLDPNTFAEDGTTSLGSVSFTKDGKTVAYTISEGGSDWRKVIIMDAETKEIKEDTLVDVKFSGIAWKGNEGFYYSSYDKPKGSELSAKTDQHKLYFHKLGTPQSSDEVIFGATPEEKHRYVGGYLTEDNKYLFVSASTSTSGNKLFIKDLTDPNSKLTPIIDNFDSDTDVIDSKGSKLYLVTNLNAPNKKIVTVDAANPTPENWVDFIPETENVLSPSTGAGYFFAKYMVDAVSKVVQYDFDGKLIREVKLPGVGSAGGFGGKADAKELYFSFTNYNTPSSSYKFNPEDGTYELYWKPAISFNADDYESKQVFYTSKDGTKVPMIITYKKGLELNGKNPTILYGYGGFNVSLTPSFSIANAVWMEQGGVYAVPNLRGGGEYGKKWHNAGTQLKKQNVFDDFIAAAEYLISNNYTSSDYLAIRGGSNGGLLVGATMTQRPDLMKVALPAVGVLDMLRYHTFTAGAGWAYDYGTSEQSKEMFEYLKGYSPVHNVKEGTQYPATMVTTGDHDDRVVPAHSFKFAAELQEKQQGDNPVLIRIETNAGHGAGTPVAKTIEQYADIFGFTLFNMGFETLPNAPKSKIKS; this is translated from the coding sequence ATGAAAAAAATCCTTCTTCCCATTATTTGTGCAGGAACAATTTTAGTTTCTTGTAAAGAAGAAAAGCAACCTAAAAAAAATATTAGTGTGAATTATCCAGAAACAACTAAAAAACCTGTTGTAGATGAATATTTTGGAACTAAAGTAACCGATAACTATCGTTGGTTAGAAGATGATAGAAGTACTGAAACTGAAGCTTGGGTAAAAGCTGAAAACGAAGTAACTTTCGATTACTTAGATAAAATTCCATATCGTGAACAATTAAAAGACCGTTTATCAGAATTATGGAACTACGAAAAAGTAGGAACTCCATTTAAAGAAGGTGACTACACCTATTTTTATAAAAATAACGGATTACAAAACCAATATGTTTTATATAGAAAAGATAAAGAAGGTAAAGAAGAAGTTTTCTTAGACCCTAATACATTTGCTGAAGATGGAACTACATCATTAGGTTCAGTAAGTTTTACCAAAGATGGAAAAACTGTAGCGTACACTATTTCAGAAGGAGGAAGTGATTGGAGAAAGGTTATTATAATGGACGCTGAAACCAAAGAAATTAAAGAAGATACTTTAGTAGATGTAAAATTCTCTGGAATAGCTTGGAAAGGAAACGAAGGTTTTTACTATTCTAGTTATGACAAACCTAAAGGAAGTGAATTATCTGCTAAGACAGATCAACATAAATTATACTTCCATAAATTAGGAACTCCTCAAAGTTCTGATGAAGTTATTTTTGGAGCTACTCCAGAAGAAAAACACCGTTATGTTGGTGGGTATTTAACAGAGGATAACAAATACTTATTTGTGTCTGCTTCAACCTCAACATCAGGAAACAAGTTGTTTATTAAGGATTTAACAGATCCTAATAGCAAATTAACACCTATCATTGACAATTTTGATAGCGATACTGATGTAATTGATAGTAAAGGAAGTAAGTTGTACTTAGTAACCAACTTAAATGCTCCTAACAAGAAAATTGTTACTGTGGATGCTGCAAACCCAACTCCAGAAAACTGGGTAGATTTTATTCCTGAAACTGAAAACGTATTATCTCCATCAACAGGAGCTGGATACTTCTTTGCAAAATATATGGTAGATGCTGTTTCTAAAGTAGTACAATACGATTTTGACGGAAAATTAATCCGTGAAGTAAAATTACCAGGTGTAGGTTCTGCAGGTGGTTTTGGAGGAAAAGCAGATGCAAAAGAATTATACTTCTCTTTTACCAACTACAATACTCCAAGTTCTTCATATAAATTCAACCCAGAAGATGGAACTTATGAACTATACTGGAAACCCGCTATTTCATTCAACGCAGATGACTATGAAAGTAAGCAAGTATTTTATACTTCAAAAGATGGAACAAAAGTTCCTATGATTATTACCTATAAAAAAGGATTAGAGTTAAACGGTAAAAATCCTACTATTTTATATGGTTATGGTGGGTTCAATGTAAGCTTAACTCCAAGTTTTAGTATTGCCAATGCAGTTTGGATGGAACAAGGTGGTGTATATGCTGTACCTAACTTACGTGGTGGTGGAGAGTATGGTAAAAAATGGCACAATGCTGGTACGCAGTTAAAAAAGCAAAATGTATTTGACGATTTTATTGCTGCTGCCGAATATTTAATCAGCAACAACTACACTTCTTCTGATTATTTAGCAATTAGAGGAGGATCAAACGGAGGTTTATTAGTAGGAGCTACGATGACACAACGTCCTGATTTAATGAAGGTAGCTTTACCTGCTGTAGGCGTATTAGATATGCTACGTTACCACACATTTACAGCTGGGGCTGGTTGGGCGTATGACTACGGAACTTCTGAACAAAGCAAAGAAATGTTTGAATACTTAAAAGGATATTCACCAGTACACAATGTAAAAGAAGGTACTCAATATCCTGCAACTATGGTAACCACAGGAGACCATGACGATCGTGTAGTACCAGCTCACAGTTTTAAGTTTGCTGCTGAATTACAAGAGAAACAACAAGGAGACAACCCTGTATTAATTAGAATTGAAACCAATGCGGGTCATGGAGCAGGAACTCCTGTAGCAAAAACTATTGAACAGTATGCTGATATTTTTGGATTTACTTTATTTAACATGGGATTTGAAACATTACCAAACGCTCCTAAATCGAAAATAAAAAGTTAA
- a CDS encoding GreA/GreB family elongation factor, with the protein MNIKEELYKQCELYVNKRLQTVEETITSHQKALQSETKSSAGDKHETGRAMLQLEMEKASQQLSGIAQMKETLAKINTDTTSRIAHLGSVVITTSTINYFISVSVGLLTFKNKKYFAISPSSPIGRLILGKKEGESFEFNGAKNIIKEIF; encoded by the coding sequence ATGAATATTAAAGAAGAGTTATACAAACAATGTGAGTTGTATGTAAATAAACGTTTACAAACTGTAGAAGAAACAATTACTTCTCATCAAAAAGCATTACAATCTGAAACAAAAAGTTCTGCGGGAGATAAACATGAAACAGGAAGAGCAATGTTGCAGTTAGAAATGGAAAAAGCGAGTCAGCAACTTAGTGGAATTGCTCAAATGAAAGAAACACTTGCTAAAATTAATACAGATACAACTTCAAGAATAGCTCATTTAGGAAGTGTGGTTATAACCACCTCAACTATAAACTATTTTATTAGTGTGAGTGTAGGGTTGTTAACTTTTAAAAATAAAAAATATTTCGCAATATCTCCATCTTCACCTATTGGAAGGCTAATTTTAGGGAAAAAGGAAGGAGAATCTTTTGAATTCAACGGAGCAAAAAACATCATAAAAGAAATTTTTTAG